From Desulfuromonas soudanensis, the proteins below share one genomic window:
- a CDS encoding outer membrane protein — MKKIRFTLVLTLALLSLAPCAAMAKGWYAGVAGGVSRIDDLSVSTQTTIQHDDGMALAVNGGYDFGWFRLDLEAIQYKNDVGQVLLNSSSVDGSGEVTMKNLVLNACFEYEILHTVTPWLGLGIGVGRIEFDNVQAPVVGRILDDIDSGALLKLQLGTSVRLGEHLLGTVSYERTSIGMEFSRSSSAEVVEDNFVGQVYLLGVRYLF, encoded by the coding sequence ATGAAAAAAATCAGATTTACCCTTGTGCTGACCCTTGCACTGTTGTCGTTAGCGCCCTGCGCGGCCATGGCTAAAGGATGGTACGCCGGCGTCGCAGGCGGGGTAAGTCGGATAGACGACCTCTCTGTCTCTACCCAGACAACTATCCAGCATGACGACGGAATGGCACTAGCCGTCAACGGTGGTTACGACTTCGGATGGTTCCGGCTCGATCTCGAAGCGATACAGTACAAAAATGATGTCGGTCAGGTGCTCCTGAATTCGTCTTCGGTTGATGGTAGCGGCGAAGTGACAATGAAAAATCTTGTCCTCAATGCCTGTTTTGAATATGAAATCCTCCATACCGTAACACCCTGGTTGGGGCTCGGGATTGGTGTCGGCCGGATCGAATTTGACAATGTTCAGGCCCCCGTTGTCGGGCGGATTCTCGATGATATTGACTCTGGAGCACTTCTGAAATTACAGCTCGGCACCTCGGTTCGTCTCGGAGAGCATCTGCTGGGAACGGTCAGTTATGAACGGACCTCTATTGGAATGGAATTCTCCAGATCCTCTTCTGCTGAAGTCGTTGAGGATAATTTTGTTGGCCAGGTCTACCTTTTGGGCGTTCGGTACCTGTTTTGA
- a CDS encoding DNA cytosine methyltransferase has product MHIIDLFSGPGGLSLGLRRAGLKVLANVEINRDAMTTYTSHDSDAIHFNEDVRRISFSPFRGKVDIVVGGPPCQPFSIGGLQKGKADKRDMIPEFIRCLEEVQPEAFLMENVPGLIFKKARPYFDDVLVRLADCGYQLNWAVLNSADYGVPQKRKRLIVLGARNRQLKFPMPSHGPETKHLHIKALDILGDNPIGDQPNCPVKYAKYPDLRLSPYAGHIYNGGGRPIDPDGPCHTILASSGGYKTHWLDTANIAPAYHAHLRAGGAPWEGAVPGARRLSVEECALIQTFPQDLNFSGKRSAQYKQVGDAVPPELAFAVGKALIAQLNGHSNTGEFIEKIKGVNAIQDEMIL; this is encoded by the coding sequence ATGCATATAATAGACTTATTTTCCGGACCAGGAGGCCTCTCTCTTGGCCTTCGACGTGCTGGCTTAAAGGTACTCGCAAACGTAGAAATTAATCGCGATGCAATGACGACCTATACTTCTCATGACTCTGACGCTATTCACTTCAATGAAGATGTTAGACGAATATCTTTTTCTCCATTTCGTGGTAAGGTCGATATTGTTGTTGGCGGACCGCCATGCCAGCCATTTTCAATTGGAGGTTTGCAGAAGGGGAAGGCCGATAAGCGTGACATGATACCTGAGTTTATCCGGTGCCTAGAAGAGGTTCAACCAGAAGCTTTTCTTATGGAAAATGTCCCAGGTCTGATATTCAAAAAAGCTCGCCCATATTTTGATGACGTCTTAGTAAGGCTGGCGGATTGTGGCTATCAGCTCAATTGGGCAGTGTTAAATTCAGCTGATTACGGCGTACCGCAAAAAAGAAAACGTCTCATCGTGCTGGGAGCTCGTAATCGTCAATTAAAATTCCCGATGCCTTCCCATGGGCCAGAAACGAAACATTTACACATAAAAGCTTTAGACATACTGGGTGACAACCCGATTGGTGACCAACCTAATTGCCCAGTTAAATATGCAAAATACCCTGATCTGCGCCTTAGCCCTTATGCAGGTCATATATATAATGGCGGCGGTCGCCCAATCGACCCTGACGGGCCATGCCACACAATTTTAGCTTCGTCAGGTGGATATAAAACTCATTGGCTCGACACTGCGAATATTGCGCCAGCATATCACGCACACCTTCGAGCAGGCGGCGCACCATGGGAAGGTGCTGTTCCTGGGGCTAGACGACTCAGTGTAGAAGAGTGCGCATTAATTCAAACTTTCCCGCAAGACTTAAATTTTTCAGGTAAGCGGTCGGCACAATATAAACAAGTCGGTGATGCGGTCCCACCTGAGCTTGCTTTCGCCGTAGGGAAGGCTTTAATCGCGCAATTGAATGGGCACTCAAATACTGGTGAATTTATCGAAAAAATAAAAGGTGTTAACGCTATACAGGATGAGATGATTCTATGA
- a CDS encoding DUF2442 domain-containing protein yields MPTITVVRVIPRENYHLEIEFSTGEVRLFDVRPYLDKGVFRQLKDQALFERAYVACDTVCWPNDLDIAPETLYVKSVPSSSAVHEKPENYEKHS; encoded by the coding sequence ATGCCGACAATCACAGTTGTCCGTGTCATACCTCGGGAAAATTATCATCTGGAAATCGAGTTCAGTACGGGAGAGGTACGTCTGTTTGATGTTCGACCCTATCTGGACAAGGGAGTTTTTCGCCAACTGAAGGATCAGGCCCTGTTCGAGCGGGCCTATGTAGCCTGCGACACGGTCTGCTGGCCGAACGATCTGGATATTGCACCGGAGACTCTTTATGTCAAATCGGTACCGAGTTCAAGTGCGGTTCATGAGAAACCGGAAAATTACGAGAAGCATTCCTAG
- a CDS encoding cysteine hydrolase family protein: protein MAQALLIIDIQNDYFPGGAMELSDSLAAGGKAEELLGAFRARDLPIIHIQHLNTRPGATFFLPETPGAEIHPCVAPTEGEPIFTKHFPNSFRDTPLLPYLEENGITALVIAGMMTHMCVDTTVRAAFDLGLSCTLAHDACATRDLAFAEQRVAAEQVQTAYLAALGSLFAEVVTAGDIIARL from the coding sequence GTGGCCCAGGCACTGTTGATCATCGACATCCAGAACGACTACTTTCCCGGCGGGGCGATGGAGCTCAGCGACAGCCTCGCGGCTGGAGGGAAGGCCGAGGAGCTCCTCGGCGCCTTCCGCGCCAGGGATCTGCCGATCATCCACATTCAGCATCTCAATACGAGGCCCGGCGCAACCTTCTTTCTCCCGGAGACCCCCGGAGCCGAAATCCATCCCTGCGTCGCCCCGACAGAGGGTGAGCCGATCTTTACCAAGCACTTCCCCAACAGTTTCCGCGACACCCCCCTCCTTCCCTACTTGGAGGAAAACGGGATAACGGCCCTGGTCATCGCGGGGATGATGACCCACATGTGCGTCGACACGACGGTGCGAGCCGCCTTCGACCTCGGCCTCTCGTGCACCCTCGCCCACGACGCCTGTGCCACCCGCGACCTCGCCTTCGCCGAACAAAGGGTCGCCGCCGAACAGGTCCAGACCGCCTACCTTGCGGCCCTCGGCTCACTCTTTGCCGAGGTAGTGACCGCCGGCGACATCATCGCCCGTCTCTAG
- a CDS encoding nucleotidyltransferase family protein yields the protein MNRAQIIQRLSEHKEELDAFGVRSLSLFGSVVRGEERPDSDIDILVEFERVGGLFEFVRLKNYLEKTLGQSVDLVTPDALKPQLREKILRESVHAV from the coding sequence ATGAACCGAGCACAAATCATTCAAAGACTCAGCGAACACAAAGAAGAACTTGACGCCTTCGGTGTCCGTTCCCTTTCCCTGTTCGGTTCGGTCGTCCGGGGCGAAGAACGGCCAGACAGCGATATCGACATCCTGGTCGAATTCGAGCGGGTTGGTGGCCTGTTCGAATTCGTTCGGTTGAAAAACTACCTCGAAAAAACCCTCGGCCAGTCGGTCGACCTGGTCACTCCGGATGCGCTCAAACCACAACTGCGTGAGAAAATTCTTCGGGAATCGGTGCATGCCGTCTAG
- a CDS encoding vitamin B12-dependent ribonucleotide reductase: protein MKQTAETATLPLSKNALTVLERRYLKRDSKGKVQETAADMFHRVARAIAEAETRLGTKVDPVALENDFYAMMTSLEFLPNSPTLMNAGRELGQLSACFVLPVGDSMESIFEAIKQTALIHKSGGGTGFSFSRIRPANDEVRSTSGVSSGPLSFMKVFDAATETIKQGGTRRGANMGILRVDHPDIMDFIMAKRDQNVLTNFNLSVGITEAFMQAVEADGEYDIINPRSGEPLKKLAARKVFEHIVELAWTNGEPGIVFLDRLNRDNPTPQIGEFEATNPCGEQPLLPYESCNLGSINLAKMITGAGKVDWDKLRSTVRLAARFLDNVIEVNNYPLPQIDEMTRANRKIGLGVMGWADLLILLGLSYRSEQAVDLGEKVMKFITEEARAFSRELAVERAPFPNFKGSTFDVKGGKPVRNATSTTIAPTGTISIIANSSSGIEPLFAVSYVRQVLDNDVLVEVNPLFEKVAKERGFYSPELMKIIAEHGTLEGIEQIPEDIRNIFVTAHDISPEEHIRMQAAFQRHTDNAVSKTVNFGHSATRDDVANVYRLAYSQGCKGVTIYRDGSRDMQVLSVGKKEEKSPEASVPMESHKGGRKRDRPRALRGSTYQMETGCGPLYVTINEDNEGLFELFTTMGKAGGCAASQCEAIGRLVSLAWRSGVQARQAVKQLIGITCHKPAGFGDNRVTSCADAVAKAIQMHMIHEDMIPDHSQTGGACPECGGPVEHEGGCCVCHACGYSECA, encoded by the coding sequence ATGAAGCAGACGGCCGAAACCGCCACCCTCCCCCTCTCCAAAAACGCCCTGACCGTACTCGAACGCCGGTATCTCAAGCGCGACAGCAAGGGGAAGGTTCAGGAAACCGCCGCCGACATGTTTCACCGGGTTGCCCGCGCCATCGCCGAAGCCGAGACCCGCCTCGGCACCAAAGTCGACCCCGTTGCCCTCGAGAACGACTTCTACGCGATGATGACCTCCCTCGAGTTTCTCCCCAACTCGCCGACCCTGATGAACGCCGGTCGCGAGCTCGGCCAGCTCTCGGCCTGCTTCGTCCTCCCCGTCGGCGATTCGATGGAGAGTATTTTCGAAGCGATCAAGCAGACGGCGCTGATTCACAAGAGCGGCGGCGGCACCGGCTTCTCCTTTTCGCGTATCCGTCCGGCAAACGACGAGGTTCGCTCCACCTCCGGCGTCTCGAGCGGCCCCCTCTCCTTCATGAAGGTCTTCGACGCCGCCACCGAGACGATCAAGCAGGGCGGCACCCGCCGCGGCGCCAACATGGGGATCCTGCGCGTCGACCATCCCGACATCATGGATTTCATCATGGCCAAGCGCGACCAGAACGTGCTGACCAACTTCAACCTCTCCGTCGGCATCACCGAGGCTTTCATGCAGGCGGTGGAAGCCGACGGCGAGTACGACATCATCAACCCCCGCAGCGGCGAGCCGCTGAAGAAGCTCGCCGCCCGCAAGGTCTTCGAGCACATCGTCGAGCTGGCCTGGACCAACGGCGAGCCGGGGATCGTCTTCCTCGACCGCCTCAACCGCGACAATCCGACCCCGCAGATCGGCGAGTTCGAAGCGACCAACCCCTGCGGCGAGCAGCCCCTTCTCCCCTACGAGTCGTGCAACCTCGGCTCGATCAACCTGGCCAAAATGATCACCGGCGCCGGCAAGGTCGACTGGGACAAGCTGCGCAGCACCGTACGTCTGGCCGCCCGCTTCCTCGACAACGTCATCGAGGTCAACAACTACCCTCTGCCGCAGATCGACGAGATGACCCGCGCCAACCGCAAGATCGGGCTCGGCGTCATGGGATGGGCCGACCTGCTCATCCTCCTCGGCCTCTCCTACCGCAGCGAGCAGGCCGTCGATCTCGGCGAAAAGGTCATGAAGTTCATCACCGAAGAGGCCCGGGCCTTCTCCCGCGAACTCGCCGTCGAGCGCGCCCCCTTCCCCAACTTCAAGGGGAGCACCTTCGACGTCAAGGGGGGGAAGCCGGTGCGCAACGCCACCAGCACCACCATTGCCCCCACCGGCACCATCTCCATCATCGCCAACTCCTCCAGCGGGATCGAGCCCCTCTTCGCCGTCTCCTACGTGCGCCAGGTTCTCGACAACGACGTCCTCGTCGAGGTCAACCCCCTCTTCGAGAAGGTCGCCAAGGAGCGCGGCTTCTATTCCCCCGAACTGATGAAGATCATCGCCGAGCACGGAACCCTCGAAGGGATCGAGCAGATCCCCGAAGACATCCGCAACATCTTCGTCACCGCCCACGACATCTCCCCCGAAGAACATATCCGGATGCAGGCCGCCTTCCAGCGCCACACCGACAATGCCGTCTCCAAGACCGTCAACTTCGGCCACAGCGCCACCCGCGACGACGTCGCCAACGTCTACCGCCTCGCCTACAGCCAGGGGTGCAAGGGGGTGACGATCTACCGCGACGGAAGCCGCGACATGCAGGTCCTCTCCGTCGGCAAGAAGGAAGAGAAGTCCCCCGAGGCCTCCGTCCCCATGGAATCCCACAAGGGAGGGCGCAAACGGGACCGCCCCCGGGCCCTCCGTGGTTCGACCTACCAGATGGAGACCGGCTGCGGCCCCCTCTACGTCACCATCAACGAAGACAACGAAGGCCTCTTCGAACTCTTCACCACCATGGGCAAGGCCGGCGGTTGCGCCGCCAGCCAGTGCGAAGCGATCGGCCGCCTCGTCTCCCTCGCCTGGCGCAGCGGCGTCCAGGCCAGGCAGGCCGTCAAGCAGCTCATCGGCATCACCTGCCACAAACCCGCCGGCTTCGGCGACAACCGCGTCACCTCCTGCGCCGACGCCGTCGCCAAGGCGATCCAGATGCACATGATCCACGAAGACATGATCCCCGACCACAGCCAGACCGGCGGCGCCTGCCCCGAATGCGGCGGGCCGGTGGAGCATGAAGGCGGGTGCTGCGTCTGTCATGCGTGTGGGTATAGTGAGTGCGCCTAG